CATGGTATCAGCAGAAACGGTGACGGTCTGGCCAAACATCACATGCCCGACGTCAACCGAAATCTGCGGGTTTTGCCGTACAAGTTCTGCGATCGATGTTGCTGCAGACGAAAATCCCTGCTTGCCTTCCGTACCGTAACTGTGGAACTGTACATGTGCGAGGTGCAGCGGCAATCCGTCCGCTGCCTTGACAGTACTGATTGTTGAGGCGAAATTTCCCGGAACGCCCAGATTGCTGGCGTGTACGTGAAGCGGATGCTGAAGGTTGATGTCATGCAGCGCTTCCGAAAGTGATCTGACAATTTCGCCCGGTGTCACGCCATAGTGTTTATGCGGTTCGTCCACATCAAGTGCCCGTTGGTTGAACTTGAATGCACTGATTCCTCCTGGATTGACCACTTTGACTCCGATGCATTGAGTTGAATCCACCATGAACGCGATGTAGTCGCGGATTATTGCGGCGTCGGCACCTTTTGCCAACAACCTGAGGAAATACTCGTCGTTTCCCAAGACCAGGTAACCTCCGGTATCGAGCAGGGGGGTATCGGCCATTTCCATGTGCGCCTGTCGGGCGTTCGAGGGAACGATTGCCGGTTCAAAGCACATGGTGTAACCCAGTTTGGCATATTCGTACCCGGTAATGAAGGTGGACGGTACGACACCGCCTGATCCGGACCTGAGGAAGCCGTCATTTGTCACTTGATGGGCATCACAATCTTCGGTCATCATCATGCGTGCGATGTTGACCTTGCCACCGCCGATGTGCGTATGGATGTCGATACCGCCTGACATGATGAAAAGGCCACTGGCGTCGATGGTCTCGTCGATCCTTGTGTCGCCCGGAGGCCTGTCCACGATACGTTCATCGTCAATGTAAAGGTCTTGCACGACACCATCAACACCATTGATCGGATCGTAGACTGTTCCGCCTTTGATTCGGGTCAGCATTGCGGGGAGTCCAGTTTGGCCAGAATCGATGTCAGGATTGCCTCGGCAGATGGAAGCACTGAGCAAACAGTGCGCTGGATATGCATCGCGACAACCTGATCGGTCCGGAAAAGGTGTCCGTCGTGGTGAACGCCTGGTATGCCGATCGGGATGAACAGTTGGGAGCGGGTTGGTCGCGAATGAGAGATCACGATTGCATCTGCCTTCGATTCGGGAATTTGCGGTTGGACTTCGAGTCCGCCAACCCACACAATAAGATCGACATCATGTCTTTTTTCAAGAGATCGAAATGAATGATACGCCGGAAAATAGTCGGGCCGGCCGGTACGGAAGCTCAACGGGAGAGGTTTGCCAAATTGCCAGGTCGCTACCTGATTGACTGTGGGCTCGCAAGCCGATCTGGAAACGACCAGTCCGGAACAGCGTCCATTGACGTTCACCGACTGAATCAATTGATTGATGGAGTCCAGCGCGAGGTCGCCAAGAGGAAAATCAAAGTCCGATTCGGCCCAGATCACGACCGGGTACTCGGCGTCGGTTATCATGTCTGTCAAGCGATCGATCTGTTCATTCGAGATAAAACCAAGACGGTGGTTGTGCCTTTTGCCTTGTACTCCAAGACTGACCGCATCAGCCAGCATTCCAAATCGTTCGGGGGTGCATTCGAACGATATTGAACCCTCTGGCGTCTCCCCGTTTCCAGTGCCGATCATCACAAGCGACGTCGATCGAGCACAGGGATGGTCGTCTCGATGCGGAGGTCGAAGCATATTCGGAATCCGCGGACAGTCTGCAATCGGTCCGTGGCCGAACATGACAATCAAGTCGGCACGGTTACGGATTTCGGATAGGGTCGTAAGGTAGCCTCCGGAACGTTGGATACGAGACGCTTGCGAGTGGGCGGCGCTGCCGTCGGCGCTCATGATGACCGCGGACTTGCGTTCCGCAAGTTTCAGAGCAGCTCGACTGCCGGCAACATCGGTGTACATCCCTGTAATCACCATCGCTTCTGACTTGGAAACCAATTCGGCAGCGGTTCGAATTGCTTCGGGGTGAGTGGCCGGATTTCCGAATATATGACATTTTTCGTCCATCGGTGTGACGATGCCGGAATATCTGGAGTTTGCGATACCGCAACCCCTCGCGTCGAATGGGTGACCGGTGGAGTCGGACCGGGCAACGATGTCATCACACAGCAGTGCGCAAAATGGACAGATCGCATCGTCTCGGACATTCGAAGCGGTGGAAGACATCTTGAAATGACGAATACTATTTACAATAAGACTGTCCGGCCGCAGATGAATGTGCGTCACATACCCACAACTGGAAAATGCAATCGATACCGTCGAACTTGAGTCAAAGCAGACATACAGAATCACTCCAAAGCCACACAGGCCGAACTGACCGACGGAACTGGATTCCGACAGTATCAATTATCTCATATTATCAATCTGTTATAAGTATGAATTTCCGTACGGACGAAAAAGTTCATGGACATGGAAGTATTTTCTTGAGGTTTTCGATGACAAACTCCCGATCACTTGACTGTGTCAGGGCAAACACCTGATATGCAGCGGGTTACCGTAATCGCACCGGCCCGCCTGCACTTGGGATTTGTCGGACTGAATAGCAGCTCGGCACCTGAATTGGGGGCACTGGGGGTCGCAATTCAACGTCCTTCGATGACTGTCAGGGCACAAAAATCGTTACGGTGGAACGTATCGGGCTCCATGCAGGGTGAGGTCCGGCGATGTATCGATAGACTCATTACCGCATTCGAACTGGAGCAGCCACTTCACTTCGAGGTTGCCAGTACTATTCCTGCGCACATCGGACTGGGCTCGGGGACTCAGCTGGCGTTAGCGGTCGGAGTCAGTATTATGCGCCTCAATGACATCTCAATTCCAATTGCCCGATTGTCCCATCTGCTACGACGCGGCGAGCGTTCCGGGATTGGAACGGCGGCGTTCTTGCAAGGGGGATTTCTTGTTGATACGCATGCTTCGACGAAAGATGAGGTGCGTACGATAGCCCATAGATTGGAGTTTCCGGCGAATTGGCGCATCCTGCTGATCTTTGATGACGATTATCAGGGAACTCACGGTGATATCGAAACGGATGCTTTTTGCAAACTGGGCGGATTTTCAGATTCGCTGACCGAACGGTTGCAGCGAATCCTGCTTGATCAGGTACTGCCTGCACTGGAACGCGGGGATGTCACCGACTTCGGTGATGGCATCACGACAATCCAAAGACATGTCGGAGATTTTTTCAGCCCGATTCAAGGTGGCAGATATCTTAGTCCGGGCGTGGCCGACGTGCTGTCGATAGCTGAGAAACTTGGGGGAGTCGGGGTTGGTCAGAGCTCCTGGGGTCCGACCGGATTTGTTATATTGGATACTGAGTCAAGTGCGTTGGAATTGCAAACTGAGTTGCTGGAGACTCGAAAAAGTTTCGGCGTTCGACTCGAAATCTGCAAGGGTCGCAACGAAGGCGCGCAGATTCAGGTTGAGTGAAGTCCTGAAATTCAGTGACAATAGACCGTAGCTGACGAGAGAGTCATGGCAAGACCGAAAATACTGCACATGATCACACCGGGTCGGAATGTCAGTGCATTTGATGCGAATATGGCAGCCGATGCTGGCTATGAGATCATCATTCCACATACAGAAGTGACGATCGATGACATATCTGACCTGGTTCAGGATGCGATTTTTTCCAGGCCACCCAAGAACGCCGCTTCGACTGGATTGTTCATCGGAGGTCACGACGTGAATGTGGTGGCAGACATGCTGGAAGTCGTCAGAAGTTCTACCGTGCCACCTTTTGAGTTGTCTGTATTCGCCGACCCCAATGGCGCATTTACCACTTCGGGTGCGCTGATTGCGCTGATTGAGGAACATCTCCGACAAGAGGACGGCAAGGGACTGGATGCGCGAACAGTAAAGATTTTCGGTGGCGGGCCTGTTGGTCTGTGCTCTGCCATTTTGGCCTTGAATCTCGGAGCGAAGGCAACTCTGGCAAGATTGACAGCAAATGCCCGGTCGGATAGTGTCAGAAACTTTGCTTCACGTTACGATATGGAGATTCCATCCGAGTCAGCCATTGACGATTCCCAACGAATTCAGGCAGTGTCCGACGCTGAGGTGATCATCTGTACTGCGAAGGCGGGCGTTCAGGTTCTGGACAAATCGATGCTGGATCAAGCCGAACGCCTGTTGGTTGCCGTTGACGTCAATGCTGTGCCACCGTCAGGAATTGAAGGTGTCGGCGCTTCCGACAATGGCAATCGTGTTGAGACCGCTCGGGGGTCATTCGCAGCGATGGGTGCACTGGGTATCGGTGGATTGAAATACAAGGTGCAAAACCAACTGTTCGAACGCATGCTGACCTCACAGGACTCAGTGGTGATTGATTTGCCGGAAGCGTTTGATGAAGCCGTAAAGCATGTTGGATGACCGTCGGTGTGTCATCATTGGTTTGTCTGTCAGGGCATTGGCGCAGTCGGCA
The genomic region above belongs to Acidiferrobacterales bacterium and contains:
- a CDS encoding formylmethanofuran dehydrogenase subunit A, which translates into the protein MLTRIKGGTVYDPINGVDGVVQDLYIDDERIVDRPPGDTRIDETIDASGLFIMSGGIDIHTHIGGGKVNIARMMMTEDCDAHQVTNDGFLRSGSGGVVPSTFITGYEYAKLGYTMCFEPAIVPSNARQAHMEMADTPLLDTGGYLVLGNDEYFLRLLAKGADAAIIRDYIAFMVDSTQCIGVKVVNPGGISAFKFNQRALDVDEPHKHYGVTPGEIVRSLSEALHDINLQHPLHVHASNLGVPGNFASTISTVKAADGLPLHLAHVQFHSYGTEGKQGFSSAATSIAELVRQNPQISVDVGHVMFGQTVTVSADTMHQFANRDHAYPGKSAFMDIECEAGCGVVPFRYRSRSYANALQWTVGLELFLAIDNPWQVFLTTDHPNGASFTTYPHLIRLLMDKDYRDHALSNINQAAARMSCVAEIAREYSLYEIAIITRAGPARSLGLKDRGHLGPGANADIVLYRHNDNWENVFARPARVIKDGKTVVHDGEIRQVIAGRSHRAHPEYDQNIRRELERYFEHNGSMQLSNFVISDDEMANAIGSEVVQHTWN
- a CDS encoding methylenetetrahydromethanopterin dehydrogenase — protein: MARPKILHMITPGRNVSAFDANMAADAGYEIIIPHTEVTIDDISDLVQDAIFSRPPKNAASTGLFIGGHDVNVVADMLEVVRSSTVPPFELSVFADPNGAFTTSGALIALIEEHLRQEDGKGLDARTVKIFGGGPVGLCSAILALNLGAKATLARLTANARSDSVRNFASRYDMEIPSESAIDDSQRIQAVSDAEVIICTAKAGVQVLDKSMLDQAERLLVAVDVNAVPPSGIEGVGASDNGNRVETARGSFAAMGALGIGGLKYKVQNQLFERMLTSQDSVVIDLPEAFDEAVKHVG